A region from the Phycisphaeraceae bacterium genome encodes:
- a CDS encoding substrate-binding domain-containing protein — MKYVNHPFKLASNRTIDRQIGLAVPIGDSSFREAVGGISAFIQHAPGWSLRIMDYWDVDWAWVRHKADGMLMFLTRPHRDERRLLDIGVPTVLVMASCPSVLPSVGVDERSIGAVAAEHLLARGLRRFAYLNLTTHHADADRERGFTSTVIKAGFECRLYRDAPLCRPKQEAAILAWVRSLPKPVGVMAFNDLMAQMLIRICGHAGIDVPDHVAVVGVDNCPIYSQLAPPYVTSVIGPFERVGYEAAAMLQHLMDGGTAPNAPLMLPAESVVARQSSDFLLTDDANLAAAVRFIRDNAHLGVGVKQLLQAVPMSRRRLEREFMRNLGRTPLHEFHRTRIMLAKELLTTTERPMPDIASRCGFSSSARLAVVFRKVVGTTPSRFRMQARQSGASRHQSRRLH, encoded by the coding sequence ATGAAATACGTCAATCACCCGTTCAAACTCGCCTCTAATCGCACAATAGACCGCCAGATCGGTCTGGCGGTTCCGATCGGCGATTCGAGCTTCCGCGAAGCCGTCGGCGGTATCAGTGCCTTTATTCAACATGCGCCAGGTTGGTCGCTGCGCATAATGGACTATTGGGATGTCGATTGGGCGTGGGTACGCCACAAAGCCGACGGGATGTTGATGTTTCTCACTCGACCGCATCGCGATGAGAGACGGCTTCTCGATATTGGAGTACCGACGGTGCTGGTCATGGCGTCGTGCCCGTCAGTGCTGCCCTCGGTCGGGGTGGATGAGCGGTCGATCGGCGCAGTCGCAGCGGAGCATCTCCTCGCGCGAGGGCTGCGCCGTTTCGCATACCTCAATCTCACCACACACCACGCTGACGCCGATCGGGAACGCGGTTTCACCAGCACGGTTATCAAAGCGGGATTTGAGTGCCGCCTCTACCGCGATGCGCCCCTCTGCCGGCCCAAACAGGAAGCGGCGATCCTTGCGTGGGTACGCTCGCTTCCCAAGCCCGTCGGCGTGATGGCATTCAACGACTTGATGGCCCAAATGCTAATCCGCATCTGTGGCCATGCGGGGATTGATGTGCCGGATCACGTCGCCGTCGTAGGCGTTGATAACTGCCCGATCTACTCGCAGCTCGCACCGCCGTATGTCACGAGCGTCATCGGTCCATTTGAACGGGTCGGCTACGAAGCCGCGGCGATGCTTCAACATCTGATGGATGGCGGAACCGCACCGAATGCGCCGCTGATGCTCCCAGCGGAGAGCGTCGTCGCCAGACAGTCAAGTGATTTTCTTCTCACTGACGACGCCAACCTCGCCGCAGCCGTGCGTTTCATCCGCGACAATGCCCATCTCGGCGTCGGTGTAAAACAACTGCTTCAGGCGGTTCCCATGTCGCGGCGCCGGCTCGAACGGGAGTTTATGAGAAACCTTGGCCGAACACCGCTGCACGAGTTTCATCGCACACGGATTATGCTGGCCAAGGAACTGCTGACGACCACCGAGCGTCCCATGCCTGACATCGCCTCGCGCTGTGGCTTCAGCAGTTCCGCCCGGCTCGCGGTGGTGTTCCGTAAAGTTGTCGGCACAACACCGTCGCGGTTTCGGATGCAAGCCCGGCAGAGCGGAGCGAGCCGCCATCAATCGCGTCGGCTTCACTAA
- a CDS encoding tyrosine-type recombinase/integrase, producing the protein MSAQHRRGFGCKPGRAERAAINRVGFTKPASCHTFGHSFVTHLLKNGYDIRALQELLIHHDAKMTMIYTSVVNRSPSAVRSPAAS; encoded by the coding sequence TTGTCGGCACAACACCGTCGCGGTTTCGGATGCAAGCCCGGCAGAGCGGAGCGAGCCGCCATCAATCGCGTCGGCTTCACTAAGCCAGCCTCCTGTCACACCTTCGGGCACTCATTCGTAACGCACTTACTCAAGAATGGATACGACATCCGAGCCTTGCAGGAACTCCTGATCCACCACGATGCGAAAATGACGATGATCTACACTTCTGTCGTAAACCGTAGTCCATCAGCCGTGCGCAGCCCAGCCGCGAGCTAG